One region of Nitrospinota bacterium genomic DNA includes:
- a CDS encoding aminotransferase class IV family protein yields MSVIVNGKETAEGFVTVADRGFALGDGLFETIPLYHGRPFLLEKHMERMKAGAGIIGIKLPVGQDEVAGAIARLAKVNGAGDLAVARLTVTRGSGPRGYNAAGCDKPTWTITVERYEPMPDEKRKLGLRLSISRYAKISGSPLNSVKSTSALDRVMTVTEARSAGADEAIVMSSDGHVASCGAANIFWVKNGKLYTPSQDAGALPGVTRWEVIRIAATMGIETVEGRFKLSKIEKADEIFIANSLIGIMPVREVDGIFAAEKPFTLTQTLAERYMGLARRQA; encoded by the coding sequence ATGAGCGTGATAGTGAACGGCAAGGAAACGGCCGAGGGTTTTGTAACTGTGGCGGACAGGGGGTTTGCGCTGGGTGACGGGCTGTTCGAGACGATTCCGCTATATCATGGGCGGCCGTTCCTTCTCGAAAAACATATGGAGAGGATGAAGGCCGGGGCTGGCATAATCGGCATCAAGTTGCCTGTGGGGCAAGATGAAGTGGCCGGCGCAATCGCACGGCTGGCGAAAGTGAACGGCGCCGGCGATTTGGCCGTGGCGCGGCTCACCGTCACGCGTGGCTCCGGGCCGCGGGGTTATAACGCGGCGGGATGCGATAAACCAACATGGACCATCACCGTCGAACGATACGAACCGATGCCGGATGAAAAGCGCAAGCTCGGCCTGCGCCTGTCCATTTCGCGATATGCAAAAATCTCCGGATCGCCGCTAAACTCCGTGAAATCCACAAGCGCGCTGGACCGTGTGATGACGGTGACCGAAGCCAGATCCGCCGGGGCGGACGAGGCTATTGTGATGTCGTCGGACGGGCACGTGGCAAGCTGCGGGGCGGCGAACATTTTCTGGGTGAAAAACGGAAAACTTTACACACCATCGCAAGACGCCGGAGCATTGCCGGGAGTGACGAGGTGGGAAGTTATAAGGATTGCCGCAACGATGGGGATTGAAACCGTCGAGGGGCGCTTCAAACTTTCCAAAATCGAAAAAGCGGACGAGATATTCATCGCAAACTCGCTGATCGGAATCATGCCTGTGCGCGAGGTTGACGGTATTTTTGCGGCGGAAAAGCCTTTCACGCTGACGCAAACTCTCGCGGAGAGGTACATGGGATTGGCGCGGCGGCAGGCATGA
- the pabB gene encoding aminodeoxychorismate synthase component I, producing MPHPRWGKWSFMMRSPRAVLKGAGEKFTLSENGGVKEITGDPFEILRGLISRENVQTGGAEHIPFTGGVAGFWGYELLRWTEPAAKVPPRHAAEGDIWLGFYDSLIAFDHQAGKLWLVVNEPDDGGVSKALDGLEQWIETSRNAGHHTGQETATSTTPVSGFTAESYALAVDKVRGYIERGDCYQANIAQRFAARTNKDPKKLYLALRKISPAPFAAYIDTGATQILSSSPERFITLRDGAAQARPIKGTRPRGKTSEEDARLAEELYNSEKERAENLMIVDLLRNDLSKVCAPESVKVSSLFEVEKFANVIHLTSTVEGTLKDNHSGIDLLRASFPCGSVTGAPKIRAMEIIGEIEPEARGVYCGAIGYMGHGGDMDLSVGIRLMTLSGGVASFYSGGGVTYPSNPLEEYEETLHKAKGIMEALEKA from the coding sequence ATGCCCCATCCGCGATGGGGCAAATGGTCGTTCATGATGCGTTCGCCCCGGGCCGTGTTGAAAGGCGCCGGGGAGAAGTTCACGCTTTCGGAAAACGGCGGCGTTAAAGAGATCACTGGCGACCCGTTTGAAATACTGCGTGGGCTGATCTCACGGGAGAACGTTCAAACAGGCGGCGCGGAACACATCCCGTTCACCGGCGGCGTGGCCGGTTTCTGGGGATACGAGCTTTTAAGATGGACCGAACCGGCGGCAAAAGTCCCGCCACGCCACGCTGCGGAAGGGGATATCTGGCTGGGATTTTACGACAGCCTGATAGCCTTTGACCATCAGGCCGGAAAGTTGTGGCTAGTGGTCAACGAGCCGGACGATGGCGGCGTTTCGAAGGCTCTCGACGGCCTTGAACAGTGGATTGAAACCTCGCGCAATGCCGGTCATCATACCGGGCAGGAAACTGCCACATCAACAACACCAGTCAGCGGATTCACCGCGGAATCATACGCGCTGGCGGTGGACAAGGTGAGGGGATATATCGAACGTGGCGACTGCTATCAGGCAAACATCGCCCAACGATTTGCCGCAAGGACCAACAAGGACCCGAAGAAACTGTACCTTGCCCTTCGCAAGATAAGCCCCGCCCCCTTCGCCGCGTATATAGACACAGGAGCCACGCAGATATTATCGTCGTCGCCAGAAAGGTTCATAACGTTGCGCGATGGGGCCGCCCAGGCCAGGCCCATCAAGGGTACGCGGCCCAGGGGAAAGACATCCGAAGAGGACGCGCGGCTTGCCGAAGAGCTTTATAATAGCGAAAAAGAGAGGGCGGAGAACCTGATGATCGTGGACCTTCTGCGAAACGACCTTTCGAAGGTATGCGCGCCGGAGAGCGTTAAAGTGTCGTCGCTTTTCGAGGTGGAAAAGTTCGCCAACGTGATACACCTGACATCCACGGTGGAGGGAACGCTAAAGGACAATCACTCGGGCATAGACCTTCTGCGGGCGTCTTTCCCGTGCGGCTCCGTCACAGGGGCGCCGAAAATAAGAGCGATGGAGATAATCGGCGAGATAGAGCCGGAGGCGCGTGGCGTTTATTGCGGCGCCATCGGATACATGGGACACGGGGGGGATATGGACCTTTCAGTGGGGATACGGTTGATGACGCTATCAGGCGGCGTGGCCTCATTTTATTCCGGGGGCGGGGTGACATATCCATCCAACCCGTTGGAGGAATACGAAGAGACGCTGCACAAGGCCAAAGGGATCATGGAGGCGCTGGAGAAGGCATGA
- the lepB gene encoding signal peptidase I has translation MKRFAAETFKAMAAAAILVIMLKGSMVEANQIISGSMTPTLLEGDFILVNKLRYGLHIPFMDKMVLIWSSPNRGDVVTFVPPEGFERKEGKVFVKRVVAVSGDMVEIKDSRLFINGQPVPTSRSFSNPHEFLETIGERSYNVMKLDPASSFGPYTVPESYVFAVGDNRDNSLDSRAWGPLPVKNIEGKAFLIYFSKAWRSSLDAIQRIGSLL, from the coding sequence ATGAAAAGATTCGCCGCGGAGACTTTCAAGGCAATGGCCGCCGCCGCCATCCTGGTGATTATGCTCAAAGGCTCGATGGTGGAGGCCAACCAGATCATCTCCGGCTCCATGACCCCCACGCTTCTGGAGGGGGACTTCATCCTTGTAAACAAGCTGCGCTACGGGCTGCACATCCCGTTCATGGACAAGATGGTGCTGATATGGTCCAGCCCGAACCGGGGGGACGTGGTGACGTTTGTCCCTCCCGAGGGGTTCGAACGCAAGGAAGGGAAGGTCTTCGTTAAACGCGTCGTGGCGGTGTCGGGCGACATGGTGGAGATTAAGGACTCGCGCCTGTTCATAAACGGCCAGCCTGTGCCCACCTCGCGCTCTTTCTCGAATCCCCACGAGTTTCTGGAGACCATCGGCGAGCGCTCCTATAACGTGATGAAGCTCGATCCGGCCTCTTCCTTCGGCCCATACACCGTGCCGGAGAGCTATGTTTTCGCCGTGGGGGACAACAGGGACAACAGCCTGGACTCGCGCGCATGGGGCCCCCTGCCGGTGAAGAACATCGAGGGGAAAGCATTCCTGATCTATTTCAGCAAGGCGTGGCGATCCAGCCTGGACGCCATCCAAAGAATAGGAAGCCTGCTATAA
- the thpR gene encoding RNA 2',3'-cyclic phosphodiesterase gives MRLVTDNAEEEERPKDETSRRLFFAVNLPKAVTTRLDNMVASFGVPSGQVRWVKSENMHITLKFLGDVDNAMLPDLCAAAKRAVKGFSPIRLSVEGMGVFPNHERPRVIWFGVGGETAGLKKLEESFSAEISPLGFPPDERSFTAHLTIGRVKNDAARGKLARLVRQYHKFYIGEALVGDVSLYESRLNPKGSIHTVVETFPLESPGGT, from the coding sequence ATGAGACTTGTAACGGACAACGCGGAAGAAGAAGAAAGGCCGAAGGACGAAACGTCCCGGCGCCTGTTCTTCGCGGTGAACCTGCCAAAGGCGGTGACCACCCGCCTGGACAACATGGTGGCCTCCTTCGGTGTGCCATCCGGGCAGGTGCGGTGGGTGAAGTCTGAAAACATGCACATCACCCTCAAATTCCTGGGGGACGTGGACAACGCAATGCTGCCCGACCTTTGCGCCGCCGCCAAACGGGCGGTGAAGGGATTTTCGCCCATCAGGCTTTCGGTGGAAGGTATGGGAGTGTTCCCGAACCACGAACGGCCCCGGGTGATCTGGTTCGGCGTGGGGGGCGAAACGGCGGGGCTGAAAAAACTGGAGGAGTCCTTCTCCGCGGAAATTTCCCCCCTCGGTTTCCCCCCGGACGAAAGGTCGTTCACGGCCCACCTTACCATCGGCCGTGTGAAGAACGACGCTGCCCGGGGCAAGCTGGCCCGGCTCGTTCGCCAATACCACAAGTTTTATATCGGCGAGGCGCTGGTGGGGGATGTGTCGCTATACGAAAGCCGGCTAAACCCCAAAGGTTCCATACACACCGTGGTGGAAACGTTCCCGCTGGAAAGCCCCGGCGGGACTTGA
- a CDS encoding NAD(P)-dependent alcohol dehydrogenase has product MKAIVYSEYGPPDVLRLEEVEKPVPGENDALVKVVAASVNAADWRLMRADPFLARFFSGLVRPRFNILGADIAGRIEAVGKNVKRFKPGDEVFGDIFANGFGGFAEYSRAREDALALKPANISFEEAAATPLAALTALHGLRDMGRLRAGQKVLINGAGGGVGTFAVQLAKWLGAEVTAVCGKGNLETARSIGADHVIDYAEEDFTKSGRCYDLILAVNGYHPIFDYRRALNSGGIYVMTGGSMAQMFQALLLGPLISMAGGRKMGALSSTPNQKDLALLGELLGAGKIKPVIDRRYSLKEVPEALGYLEKGHARGKVVIIIGQ; this is encoded by the coding sequence ATGAAAGCCATCGTTTACTCCGAATACGGGCCGCCTGATGTACTTCGCCTCGAAGAGGTGGAAAAGCCCGTTCCAGGGGAGAATGACGCTCTGGTAAAAGTAGTGGCGGCGTCGGTCAATGCGGCCGATTGGCGCCTTATGAGGGCGGATCCGTTCCTGGCCCGTTTTTTCTCCGGGCTTGTTAGGCCCAGATTCAACATCCTTGGAGCCGATATAGCCGGAAGGATTGAAGCTGTCGGCAAAAATGTAAAACGGTTCAAACCTGGCGACGAGGTGTTTGGGGACATTTTTGCAAATGGTTTCGGCGGATTCGCGGAGTATTCGCGCGCCCGCGAGGACGCATTGGCGCTAAAGCCGGCCAACATTTCATTCGAAGAGGCTGCAGCCACCCCTTTGGCGGCGTTGACCGCCTTGCATGGCCTGCGTGACATGGGGCGCCTGCGCGCGGGCCAAAAGGTCCTGATAAATGGCGCTGGCGGCGGTGTGGGCACGTTCGCGGTCCAGCTCGCCAAATGGCTGGGAGCGGAGGTGACCGCTGTCTGCGGCAAGGGAAATCTGGAAACCGCCCGTTCTATCGGCGCGGACCATGTTATAGATTACGCGGAAGAAGATTTCACTAAAAGCGGCCGCTGTTATGACCTGATCCTTGCGGTCAACGGTTATCATCCGATTTTCGACTACCGGCGCGCGTTGAACTCCGGCGGAATTTACGTCATGACCGGAGGATCCATGGCCCAAATGTTCCAGGCTCTCCTGCTTGGGCCGTTGATTTCAATGGCAGGGGGCAGGAAAATGGGAGCCCTGTCATCCACTCCCAACCAGAAGGATTTGGCGTTGCTCGGCGAGCTTCTTGGAGCGGGCAAAATAAAGCCGGTAATTGACAGGCGTTACAGCTTAAAAGAGGTCCCGGAAGCGCTCGGATATCTTGAAAAGGGACATGCGAGAGGGAAAGTGGTGATCATAATCGGGCAATGA
- the queF gene encoding NADPH-dependent 7-cyano-7-deazaguanine reductase QueF: MRLKSNNQFRSLGSGNTVYKFDGPDAKILESFANPFAETRLNKNSVDGTIHIEAPEFTSLCPITGQPDFATIVIDYRPGKKCVESKSLKLYLMSFRMHGEFHESCVNRIANDLIDLLKPDWIRVEGRFTPRGGISFWPVAENGSKK; the protein is encoded by the coding sequence ATGCGGCTAAAAAGTAACAACCAATTCAGAAGCCTAGGCTCGGGGAATACGGTTTATAAATTCGACGGGCCGGACGCAAAAATTCTCGAATCGTTCGCCAATCCCTTCGCCGAAACGAGGCTGAACAAAAACTCTGTGGACGGGACGATACATATCGAGGCCCCGGAATTCACCTCCCTTTGCCCAATCACCGGCCAGCCGGACTTCGCCACCATCGTGATCGATTACCGGCCCGGGAAAAAATGCGTGGAGAGCAAATCGCTGAAACTTTACCTGATGAGTTTCCGGATGCACGGGGAATTCCACGAATCGTGCGTGAACAGGATCGCCAACGATCTGATAGACCTTTTAAAACCCGATTGGATCAGGGTTGAAGGGCGCTTCACCCCCCGCGGCGGTATAAGCTTCTGGCCTGTGGCGGAAAATGGGAGTAAGAAGTAG